One Hordeum vulgare subsp. vulgare chromosome 4H, MorexV3_pseudomolecules_assembly, whole genome shotgun sequence DNA window includes the following coding sequences:
- the LOC123448870 gene encoding CASP-like protein 4B2 produces MAMVTADASAAADAATKQPDVEKDYSSYNGASTAGAGGGGVVESVVARWRREDMLDKCPLALHAAAAAFAFVALVLVASNQHGDWMQFDRYQEYMYLLAIAALAFAYSLAQALRHAHRMRGGADPIPAPSARLFDFIADQVVAYLLMSALSAAIPITNRMRTAVINNFTDATAAAISMAFLAFVALALSATVSGYKLSRQMYM; encoded by the exons ATGGCGATGGTCACGGCtgacgcctccgccgccgccgacgccgccaCGAAGCAGCCAGACGTCGAAAAGGATTACAGCTCCTACAACGGCGCCTCCACCgcgggagcgggcggcggcggcgttgtGGAGTCGGTGGTGGCGCGGTGGAGGCGGGAGGACATGCTCGACAAGTGCCCCCTCGCGCTgcacgctgccgccgccgccttcgCCTTCGTCGCGCTCGTGCTCGTCGCGTCCAACCAGCACggcgactggatgcagttcgaccGCTACCAGGAGTACAT GTACCTGCTCGCAATCGCGGCGCTGGCCTTCGCCTACTCGCTGGCGCAGGCGCTGCGGCACGCGCACCGGATGCGCGGCGGCGCCGACCCCATCCCCGCGCCGTCCGCGAGGCTTTTCGATTTCATTGCTGATCAG GTAGTCGCATACTTGCTGATGTCTGCTCTATCCGCGGCTATCCCCATCACGAACCGCATGAGAACAGCAGTGATCAACAACTTCACTGACGCGACCGCTGCAGCCATCAGCATGGCATTCCTTGCATTTGTTGCCCTCGCCTTGTCAGCCACGGTTTCAGGCTACAAGCTCTCTAGGCAAATGTACATGTGA